From the Oryza glaberrima chromosome 5, OglaRS2, whole genome shotgun sequence genome, one window contains:
- the LOC127773274 gene encoding mediator of RNA polymerase II transcription subunit 33A-like, with translation MAAATAAAAAELERRVMAAVKASAARGDPPLLQAAEAARCAREASSSISVDGGAGAALAAALVSNLCFAHNTGAMWKVLDQAMASRLVSPLLALALLTPRVVPNRQAQPEAYRLYLELLGQYTVAPVCTESVETKAMLVKSIDDALHLSDSYGFQRMDFGHTVILFVLSVIKILTDCILEDCGLPTIDGDGHDISYAIGAEKSMNIDGKGSSFDRKDEHREYLRRKNTIMTLEVVEKITANKNTQVFLRLVYRNTPENFNILLQRLQLIGALKSKNFGTAHNLLGSLMMNIRKVVTTGHQLHKGNLLGSIVSTKPCSSAARSVFGAGKSSCWIPFDMFMENTMDGRHLDTISSIEALTELAKTLQVLNRATWQETFQALWISALRLIQRDRGIPEGPFPHLHSRLCMLLAIVPLSIASILKEESDKIEGGMVSVRRGELLSSLQVLGQFFGLLSPPPAVVQSANIAARKALVALSILKDRNERGHNYSKDISSIKAAGNMLHLIVEACIARNLVDTSVYFWPSYVVPVKDASAVEESPWSALMEGSPLMGLKDALMVTPASSLAELEKLQPFAVSGSDEEKLAASKILCGASLLRGWNIQEHVIQMVLKLLSTLLPLDSGSDGFYIHHMPMLHALISGISSIDVVHILSMYGLVPELAAILMPLCEIFGSLPSSDHRNCSFEEASVYSVFSCAFLCLLRLWKFHRPPVEYALSKHGVFVCSEISLDFLLLLRNSHFALNSPYDVSRKSIFQLDPSFQKPVYIDSFPKLRAWYFQNQACIASTLSSSYKRKSILQVANKILKIVCHKMSKSGIPPVSSQSTSSSSMSGSSLGTQDDVSQGPPATAWEVLEAVPFVLETVLAACAHGRLSSRDLITGLRNLADFLPASVAVIVSYFSAEITRGLWKPVMLNGTDWPSPAATLLAVESDIEEALASAGVHINISPRTRPPIPMLPLPIATLISLSITVKMEEFNHLQGIIDKGVEICATSSSWPSMAIIGAFWAQKVRRWHDYIIQSCSETPFTRDKNAVAQLIRSCFSSFLGPLVDGRSCFVADRGVNRLLGQAHQERSPRFSLSPGLLYTRCCRMFPDNYFVCEEILKVVIERARALANECDSSRPHLLKSGRMTLSSATCSVEQIASLAASMLCHAGGMKLVRLLYEQILPTMLLSAGEARLGSAGPVCSSFEGFALAYVLLVSGASTWGVGETSPVYTSVYTSKRQRVVDRHLEFVANVMQGNIELGCGQVTWRTYVICFVGLLVDFAPTWIPEVKLETLKKLASGLWKWHECDLALSLLERGGPKAISTVVEYIL, from the exons atggcggccgccaccgccgccgccgccgccgagctggagcggcgggtgatggcggcggtgaaggcgtccgcggcgcgcggcgacccCCCGCTCCTGCAGGCCGCCGAGGCCGCGCGCTGCGCCCGGgaggcctcctcctccatctccgtcGATGGCGGGGCCGgggccgcgctcgccgcggcgctggTGTCCAACCTGTGCTTCGCGCACAACACGGGCGCGATGTGGAAGGTGCTGGACCAGGCCATGGCGTCCCGCCTCGTCTCCCCGCTCCTCGCCCTCGCGCTGCTCACCCCGAG GGTGGTGCCCAACCGGCAGGCGCAGCCGGAGGCATACAGGCTCTACCTCGAGCTGCTCGGCCAGTACACGGTCGCCCCGGTCTGCACGGAGAGCGTGGAGACGAAGGCCAT GTTAGTCAAATCTATTGATGATGCTTTGCATCTTTCAGATAGCTATGGGTTTCAGAGAATGGATTTTGGACATACAGTTATTTTGTTTGTGTTAAGCGTTATCAAAATATTGACTGACTGTATATTGGAAGATTGTGGTTTGCCAACTATTGATGGTGATGGACATGACATTTCATATGCTATTGGAGCAGAAAAAAGTATGAACATAGATGGCAAGGGAAGCTCATTTGATAGGAAAGATGAGCACCGTGAATATCTGAGGAGGAAGAACACAATTATGACTTTAGAAGTAGTTGAGAAGATCACTGCTAACAAAAATACTCAAGTTTTTCTCCGTCTAGTCTATCGTAACAC ACCtgaaaatttcaatattttgctCCAGAGGCTTCAGCTTATTGGTGCTCTGAAGTCAAAGAATTTTGGAACTGCACATAATCTGCTAGGCAGCTTGATGATGAATATACGAAAAGTTGTTACTACAGGACATCAATTACACAAAGGCAATCTATTGGGAAGTATTGTGAGTACAAAGCCTTGCAGTTCTGCTGCACGCAGTGTCTTTGGCGCTGGAAAGAGCTCTTGTTGGATACCTTTTGACATGTTTATGGAGAACACAATGGACGGAAGACATCTTGATACCATATCATCAATTGAAGCTCTGACAG AACTTGCTAAGACACTTCAAGTTCTTAATCGAGCAACCTGGCAAGAAACCTTTCAAGCTCTGTGGATTTCAGCTTTACGGCTTATACAACGA GATCGTGGCATTCCAGAAGGGCCATTTCCTCATCTTCATTCTCGATTGTGCATGTTATTGGCTATTGTACCTCTGTCTATTGCTTCCATTCTTAAGGAAGAGTCTGACAAGATTGAAGGTGGAATGGTCTCTGTTAGAAGAGGAGAATTATTGTCTTCACTTCAAGTTCTAGGGCAATTTTTTGGTCTTCTTTCTCCTCCACCAGCAGTAGTGCAGTCAGCAAATATTGCAGCTAGGAAAGCATTAGTTGCTTTATCTATTTTGAAGGATCGGAATGAGAGAGGTCACAATTATTCCAAAGATATCTCCTCTATTAAAGCAG CGGGAAATATGCTACATCTTATTGTGGAAGCTTGTATAGCAAGGAATTTAGTTGATACATCTGTTTATTTCTGGCCTAGCTATGTTGTTCCAGTTAAAGACGCATCTGCTGTTGAGGAATCCCCTTGGTCAGCCTTAATGGAAGGGTCACCCCTTATGGGCCTTAAGGATGCACTTATGGTTACACCTGCTTCGAG CCTAGCAGAGTTGGAGAAATTGCAACCTTTTGCAGTAAGTGGGTCAGATGAGGAAAAGTTGGCGGCTTCTAAGATTCTGTGTGGAGCATCCCTTCTTCGTGGCTGGAACATTCAG GAACATGTTATCCAAATGGTGCTTAAGTTGCTGTCTACATTGCTCCCCCTAGACTCTGGATCAGATGGGTTCTATATACATCACATGCCTATGCTGCATGCTCTCATATCTGGGATTTCTTCAATTGATGTGGTTCATATTCTCTCTATGTATGGCTTG GTTCCAGAACTAGCTGCCATTCTAATGCCTTTATGCGAAATATTTGGATCATTACCTTCGTCTGACCATAGGAATTGTAGTTTTGAAGAGGCCTCTGTGTACTCCGTATTCTCATGTGCTTTCCTGTGTCTTCTTCGCTTGTGGAAATTTCATAGACCCCCTGTGGAGTATGCACTATCAAAACATGGAGTCTTTGTTTGCTCAGAGATCAGTTTGGATTTTCTCCTGCTACTACGAAACAGTCATTTTGCTTTGAATAGTCCGTATGATGTTAGCAGAAAGAGCATATTTCAACTAGATCCATCGTTTCAAAAACCGGTGTATATTGACTCATTTCCAAAGCTACGGGCATGGTACTTTCAGAATCAGGCTTGCATAGCCTCTACTCTTTCTAGTTCTTACAAAAGGAAAAGTATCCTTCAAGTAGCCAATAAGATACTGAAAATTGTCTGCCATAAAATGTCAAAAAGTGGCATCCCTCCTGTCAGTTCCCAATCAACATCAAGTTCCAGTATGAGTGGTTCATCTCTAGGCACACAAGATGATGTCTCCCAAGGGCCGCCAGCTACTGCATGGGAAGTGCTGGAAGCTGTTCCTTTTGTGCTTGAGACTGTTTTAGCTGCCTGCGCACATGGGAGGCTTTCGTCTCGCGATTTGATTACAG GCTTGAGGAATCTTGCGGACTTCTTGCCTGCTTCAGTTGCTGTTATTGTCAGCTACTTTTCGGCAGAAATTACTCGTGGCTTATGGAAGCCAGTTATGCTGAATGGGACTGACTGGCCCAGTCCTGCTGCAACGCTTTTAGCAGTTGAGTCCGATATTGAGGAGGCTCTTGCATCCGCTGGTGTTCATATTAACATCTCTCCACGAACAC GTCCACCAATCCCAATGCTTCCATTACCAATAGCAACTCTTATCAGCTTATCAATAACTGTTAAGATGGAGGAATTTAATCACTTACAAGGAATTATTGACAAAGGAGTGGAAATTTGTGCTACATCAAGTTCATGGCCTAGCATGGCAATCATAGGGGCATTCTGGGCACAAAAAGTTCGGCGGTGGCATGATTATATCATCCAGTCATGTTCAGAGACACCATTTACCAGAGATAAAAATGCAGTTGCTCAACTAATCAGGAGTTGCTTCTCATCTTTCCTTGGGCCTTTGGTTGATGGGCGTTCTTGCTTTGTAGCTGACAGAGGAGTGAATAGGCTGCTGGGGCAGGCTCACCAAGAAAGAAGTCCCCGGTTTTCTTTATCGCCAGGATTACTTTACACACGATGCTGCCGGATGTTTCCTGACAACTATTTTGTATGTGAAGAGATTTTGAAGGTTGTCATTGAGAGAGCTCGTGCATTAGCAAATGAATGTGACTCTAGTAGACCTCATCTTCTGAAGTCTGGTCGGATGACACTATCTTCTGCCACATGTTCTGTAGAGCAGATAGCATCACTTGCAGCATCTATGCTTTGTCATGCTGGTGGAATGAAGTTGGTTCGTCTTCTGTATGAGCAGATTCTGCCAACAATGCTGCTTTCAGCTGGTGAAGCAAGGCTGGGTTCTGCTGGACCAGTGTGCAGTAGTTTTGAAGGATTTGCTTTGGCATATGTTCTCCTTGTTTCTGGGGCCAGCACCTGGGGAGTAGGAGAAACCTCCCCAGTTTATACTTCCGTATACACATCGAAGAGGCAACGGGTTGTAGATAGGCACTTGGAGTTTGTCGCCAATGTAATGCAGGGTAACATTGAGCTTGGCTGTGGCCAGGTCACTTGGAGAACCTATGTTATATGTTTTGTGGGCTTGCTGGTCGACTTTGCGCCAACATGGATCCCTGAGGTGAAGCTCGAGACGCTGAAGAAGCTGGCGTCTGGGCTTTGGAAATGGCACGAGTGCGATCTTGCCCTCTCTTTGCTCGAGCGAGGGGGTCCAAAGGCCATATCTACAGTGGTTGAATACATCCTATGA